GCAAACGTGTTTCCCTGTGCCTTTAAAGAACAAGTTGTTACAGAACAGTAATGGCAATTGATTATACTTTGTTACCCTGGTGTGTTTCATCTTACAGGCCCTAACATCATTATACAAGTACAGCGTACTTATACATTACATTCTTCCTTTGTTGGTTTGGCCTTCTATTTTTGCTGTAATCACTGAACAAAAATCAACAGcgagtaatctatatatatatatatatatatatataagcctctgtttgagttagtctacgtctcgccacgtgttggagtgcaccttgcctccgcttagctagcgatacctgtttgttcaacagacattatcatctacagattgttaaggaataacgtttgatgtttttgagagagagaccaGAGCTTCATGTGTTTTAGAGGtaactgctgattgccagagatatcatggccatgctgcttttctccccatgtggggaacgctttcccgtcagagctgaacacgatcagatacagtgccaacgtctattgatttttaaagtttgtcctgtttcattactatgtgggcaaaGCCACAGGGTACAACTAGTTAATCTATATTTGTAAAAAGCTTTGTAATATACTGTCCATGTTGTTTGTCACCTGATCAGGTAATACAGGTGCTAAATGGATGGAAAGTGAGATTAGTGACTTTTGAAGCATTTGTAGGTTTTTCCAAGGATGTCTTgctttttctgtattaaaaaataaaagtaccatAACCACCCAATGCTTAGATGTAATTGAGtagaaaggaggaaagaaagcTTGTTTCATCTCTCAACTTTCTTGCCTTGCTAACTAGCTGTCATGACCatttaaactttcatttttaacagtTAACCTTTCTTCGGTCTCCAGAACACTTCTGTGACACTACCCATCATATGTGGACACGTGACAAGCCATGATGTGCAGTCACCTGCAGTTATTTTTGTTTGTCAAAATATTCAAGTGTACTTTAAAGCACTTTTAAACATGTTAAACATGCTTCTAGAAAATTTGATTCTGTGAAGTATGTGTGTGGTAAGGGATAGTATAAATTTATAAAGACATGCGGTAAACGTAATGCAGTTTATGGAAAGACAACAACAGTGACACAGTGCGTAGAGTTGAGGCTTTCCAAATGCATGCTCCTAGTTTGAATCCTGATTGCTGTCCATTATGAGTTTGCCTATTATCCATGTAACTACTAGGGGATTTTGTGCAGCCACAAAATATTATAGTGATGACTTTTTGATTGTATTCAGATTTATTAAGAATGCCTCTTCAGACTTATAAGATGATTAAGAAGTAAAGTGACAGAAACAGGATATTGAGCTCACCAGTGCTTATCAGTGTATCCTTTATTAAGTGACAGAATCCAGCAGGGCAGACGTCCACTTGTCAGCTCCCGTATCGAGTCATCCCAAGATAATCTGACACTTTGCCTTTAAAGTCGATAAAAATTAACTGCTAGCTATCTTCCTGTTTTACTTTGCATTCCTTTAGGATGGTACTGGAGATCTTTATTAAGTTGTAAACAATAAACctttgatgctttttttttttttttagttgtacaATGAAGTTAAGGCAAGAAGGGAGAATGGAGTGAATGGGCAGGAGTACAATACCGGTAATGAAGGATTAAGGCTCCGTTTACATTCCTCCAGTTCTGAATCCAGCAGTCTGAATGAAATAAATGACCAGGAAAATCAAGGAAATAATGAAGTTGATATGACAGAAATGGAGCATATTCTTCATAAGCATgaaacaaaacatatttcatcCTCTAGCCCAAATGAGCCAGCATGGATGGACTACTTAAACCCAGGGAGTTCTATGGATAATGACTTCCCTAACAGTAATACCTCtggaaatgataaaaagaaatataCCAGTGCACTGAACGCAGTAAGTGATaacacactttattgtattgaaaTATCATTGTTAGACAAGATCTCGGTGCTAATGTTTTCCAACTGTTTTAGGCCTTAAAGGAGATTGCTAAAGTAAGCGCAGAACTATGCAGTTATCAAGATGAAGTTAGAAAGAAGTCCATTCCAAAAAGGTAGGtcacaatattttaatattttgcagttaatatatattttctggaaaaaaaaaaggtagactTATTATGTATGATGCGACTAGAAAAAGAGTGAATTGGGAATAGTATTTCGTGTTTTGAGAGCTAGAGATGAGAATAATCATTTGGACCAGTAATTATAGTCAAGAGTGCTTAGCAGGTAACTTGAAATTctgttctttaattatttttgttaggaGTCTAtccttaattttaaagtaaaatacagGTAATAATTTAAGATAGCACTTGACATGTTATCCATTGATGCATGTGCCAATGTTGAAACAGGAGAGCATTCCTGATGCTAGCCATGATGTTAATTAAACACAAATTGAGTACTGTggctaaaaataaatacaattttattttcaaaaacagaagtgtggaaaaaTTACCCGAAAGAAAGATAAATGTAACTCTTAGAAGGTTGTTACAGTAAGGCATAATGTTAATATACTAATTTTAGTAAATATCAATATACCCTGAAGCTGAGAAGAACTAGCAATATTTTGAGCCACTTTTTGGTTAATTTGATTTAAAGAAGCACTATACATAGAAGTTAAAAGTGTTGCATCACAGTTCCAGGAAGCTTGGATTCAGCTCCTGAAATGGTGAGTGTCTGTGCAGTGTCTGCTCATTGTCCTGTTATTTTCTTCCCAGTTCTGTGGTTTCCTACCACATACAAAAGATGTGCGCATTATGTTAAATGAGCACACTGTGAATGAGTATATTCATGTCTCCAACAAGACACGGCTGTTCCATCCAGTCTTGCGCTCAATGTTGCCAAGATAGGCTGTGATTTGCCGTGACCCTGTAATATAAAAATCAGgtgcagaaaatgaatgggtggatggaagGAAGAACTGTAGATAATTATGATCCGTTCGGTTCTATTCATTTGCTGATGCAGCATTCGTCATTTAAGAgtacatattattttttattttgtcctgtttgtctttttaatagGAACAGAACACTTTCTTCAACTGTGGAAGAAtctgaaaaattacaaaatgagaaaaacaaagctGACATAAATTTTGCCTTAAACTTTGAAAGGCTTAAACTCAGCCCAGAGATGTCAGAAGACAACAACACATTGAACTGGGCGTTTGTGGACTCACGCATAAATGAAGCTTACAGACCCAAGGATGATAAAGCAGAGATGTCTGTCTTGAATAAGAAGGAAGCCCCTCCTGTTCCTCCACGCACTACATCTTGGCATCTTGCAAGTTCTCCTGTGTCACAGGCCATCAGTTCACCAGTAACAGAAGTAAAGTCGGAGTCTGTTACATCAGTGTCTGACAAGAAGTGTAATAGCCCattagttttaaaaaagtttggaGCTCTGTTACAGGAGAATGAAGGAAAAATGCTCACAGATTCTGGGTTCTTCACTAATACAATGCCAGTGTATTCAAATTGTACTACTAACTGCTGTCAGAGCAGGTGGTCTTGTGATGCTAGCAAGCTTGGAAGCAAGTCTTCTGTTCATACATCAGTCCAAAAGTCCTATTCAGATTTTGATATATTGTCATTTGAGAGTGAATGTATCCTAGACAAGCCATCTGAGAATCCAAACCATCCTGATTCTCAATATAATTCTGCAAAAATGGAGTTTGCAAAAGACTCTAGTGGTCTGTGCAGtccaataaaaaatggagaatttACCATTGACTCTTCTTCATCCTTTCATGGAAATTACCGGACTCCGAATGAAGACactttaaaagtaataaatactCAATTCAACAAAAGTTTATTTCATGATGAAAAGGGTAGTAGAGCAATGTATAACAACTCCTTACTTGAAGAGACTAAGGCAGCTGGTACACCATTTGATGCCATTCATAACAATGGACTTTCCTGTACAGTGATGTGTCATGAAAACGGTAAGCGTTGGCCAAAGAGCAAAGGTTCAGTCCTGTTGGAATCCATTCTAAATGGTACAGCAAATAATGCAAAACTGAAAGTACAAGATATGAGAAATGGATTCACAAgccaaaatgcaaaaatgaaagacaaacagATTTCAGGCGAGCACTGGAATATAAACAACCTGGCTTCATGTCCTAGGTCAGCAGATTCACGATCAAACTATGGAGCTATTGACAAGGTAATAAAGGCCTGTGAATATTCAGCTGGTGACTGCCTGACTTCTAACTGTGACTACTTCCATgtacagcagaaatcgagatttgCCTTTACACAGAATCAATCAGAAAACCTCACTGAACTGTTAGATATGCTTGAGAATGAACAGAATCAGAGACTTTCAGCTGGCTGCTTCTCACACGCAAATCTGTACAATGGAAATCAGCTTAACTCAAAAGAGGTTAGTGCAATGTTGGACACATTCTGTGTTAACACATGAGCTTTTGATACATTTGTTTAAATGTCTTGACAGGATGAAGCACATGAAGTGCATCATGCAAAAAGTCTCAAAATTTTAAAGTACTAGTctttaacaatgtaaaaaaatcctGAAACTACAGAAAGTCTTCACTACTTTTTATATTTGAAGATTATAAGTAAAATACCATAATCTCTATATAtgtaaagtctgtctgtctgtctgttcgcaTTTCACGAGAGaaatacttaatggatttacatcgagttttttttctataatttgcttgagcattctggttaagtttgcaacttctctcatcgcactaagaatcatagtttgcttacaggagcgatatattcatgctaatctgagacagaggctgcaggccgaagggagggggaagcgtgacttTAGGAGTagagagccaggcagggccctcctcactgtcctttttcgcTGGGGACGGCTAGTGAAAGAGAAATACATTACTGAGAAAATATCACAAGCGACAGTGtatattgaaaatgtaattttcatacCACTTATGTTCTGTACACTCAAcaggtatatattatatattgtttctCATTTCTCTTATTGAGCATAACACAGCTCAAGGAAACTTAAGTTTGTATCCCTAGTTTTTGTCTTTGTGAAGTATTACACATTCTCCTAGGAATTTGTGGGTTTTCCATTAGGTAcagtgggttttctcccacacccCAATGACGTGCATGTTAGCTTAACTGGGATCTCTAATCTGACCTCTAATAAgtggccgtgtgtgtgtgtgtgagtgtaccctGTGACGGACTGTGTCCTGTCCAGAGTGGATTCCTGTTTGTGCTAAATGCTGCTGAACTAGGCACAGAATTGAACTAATTGatgtagaaaattaatggatCAATGAACGTAAAGTGATTGCTTTTAGTCAAATCACTTGTGAAAATGTATGttgttttttataacattttatgcaCTTGTATGTGTCTAATCAGGATTAGTCTGTGACAACAAGGGAAACattaataattttcaaaatgtgcAGCAGATTCAGACATTATATTAAGTATGATATGAAAGGTAAATGGGTAATTGTATTGGCAGGAATAAAAAATTGTATAATCTCCAAGTGATAATTTTAATCCATAAAGAATGTCACAAATAACGACTGAAATAATACACAGGTTGAAAAGAGGCCTAGATTCTAAGCACCTTGAGGGAAATACTGTAAATTAATCTGTAATTCATACTGTATACTGAATATAAAAATGGACATCAGCTTAGAGGAGGCACAAAAATGTCATCATTTGGTTTCGATTTATATTCCTCACTAAGTATTACTTGCACAATAGTCAGTTTTCCTGCATCACAATGCCTGATCCAAAGGTTAATTTATGCCTGGGATGCCACTGTATGGGTTTGGAACAATCTACACCAACTACGTTGGGTTTGGCTTGTAGATTTCACCTTTTACTTACAGTTCAGAGACAACCTTTCAAAGATGGCTGTCATGTCTAAATTAAACTGGTGTGGATAAGTGGATGACTGTTTTTATCCAGTCCAGCGCTCGTTTCAGCCTTATATGGAGAATGTGGGTTCACTTCCTTGGTCCTCCCTGCTCGAAgagtgctttgaatagtgagaaaagtgctatataaatgtaaattattattattattattactcttgaTTTTGCTGGGGTTGGCTCCTACTCAGACACTGAATTATGACGTTTCCTCTCAATTTAACTTTTTATCAAAATACTAGCCTAGCGAAATGCCCGTTTATTAAAACAATGGAACAATGTAAAGTCAGTCTTTTTCGATTGTGTCTTGCATCTACGAATCTCTGTTCATCAGATATGCCTTacatctctctttctttctacGTCTTGTTGCCTTTCTTCATTGGACATTCTAGCCCTGTTATGGGCACCAGGCAAAATAATGCATGGATGTATGCTGCACAGTTTACTGTCTTACGCCAGCTACTAGCCTTTGTTAATTGGACATTCCCCCCCTCATGTGGGCTCAGGACAACATTACGCCTGTGCAAGGTCATggacaatagatggatggacgAACGTCTAgtctctttatatataaatatatcttaatacataattcgcctgcctcctcactcactcactcactcacgtccgtccgaagccgaatgcgcagtcgccttctgcgcagctgcccgaaaaaccttacgagaccgacatccaaccccaacatcgtggcaggcggcggatttacaaccgcaaaaattcaaagagaaaggcgacttcgattaaagctctagaggcctgaaaggcgatttcgactacagctggAGGcttaattacgcattctgattcaattacgcattcattcaatacacctatatcaggtttgtggtgcttatacttattactattccatattgtactggaacattcatcataggcctggaaaattcatcaactaacagtacaaggcTGTACAgcaatgagtaaagcggactacaatcctTACAAGACaacttcattacttatcatttgttcttcatacactgctgacacaaactcgtgcccgtttcatcttacgttgtcgaaacgggctctttgtctagtgtgtatatatatatatatatatatatatatatatatatatatatatatatatatatatatatatatatatatatattataatatataaaatgttttttgcatgttaagttaattggcaactctaaatatgcccagtgtatgtgtgtgcttgtgtgtactctatgatagactggtgccccatccacaAAGTTCTTGCATGGTGCCTAATATTGCCAGGATAAACACTGCATCTAGGCAGCCCAGGACAGGGCGTGTGCTTCGGAAAATAGAAGGGTGGATGGATAATTTGTACatagagtatatatatttatttctttactttatAACTGCTATCAGTCAGGGCTGTCGGTTCCAAATTTTGTTGTTGCATGACTCTTGAAACCTTTTTTGTGTGATACAATGGGTCAGATCATCTctatttacacaaaaaaggtcaatgaaaacctgcacataAGGTAATAAgtattatcttcttatataatactagccaaccGCATAATCAGgtcgcttttttaatgatttttaagcacagggaaaaaattaacatttgaaaaatccataatttaataaaccaccaagaaaagtaacattgtaacaatgcatggtacgaaccaacatacaattgttcatgactgaaaactggaggaccgccgttgcGCCTTCTCCTcacagagcgagggacgggggtgGATGGCGCTCGGGCGCTGAGGGCGGAacaggaggagaggggaaggatgcccattccgccccctccgtcatgctagtctgctgatttctcgttcagtatgcactgcctgctcatgtgcccacccccaactcgtcaccggagtcgttttcgtctttgcacagtcgacatgcacctgtgagtcacgttgactgttcattttccaaacagcgcctcatttgcttttgtctctggtacagtccaaatgtacctctgagccacgtagacttttcattgttctttgcggttctggctgcttttctatatataatccaccaagtcacccgaccatggtagtagtgggggggggggggttgggatgTACAAAGGGCAGGcacataatcagtgcgagcgtatgacccgcacttactgggaattccttgttcgtggggaacaattgcttgccccggtttccagcacgaatggggttcaacggcttacccacgcctctctgcgccgggtagacacatgttgatccattcagtgtagcgcgcgtgcagttacctgatgcaggaatctgtataacatcgaaagaagtgttgtttccatgaaaaacatttgaagcggtagccatggagggcaaatgaacagtcaacgtggctcacagctggatttggaccgcagcacagatcaaagcgagtgagtatgtgtttgatgagctgttcgagttggcgggcagtgctctgaggtgcgttccctatcacgtgggaggaggggtagagtttctgggtggGGCTTCATTGTTCtattcccatggttttcgatggtggacgcagttgggtgtcgtaaccgaaaagaataatgaaaagtcaacgtggctcagaggtgcatgtggactcctagcacagacgaaatcgacttacggggtggtcggtaagttgttgcatccgggcacatgagcaggcagtgtgaatgcctagagagcgagggtggacgtgggccggggaataaggagtgttggtgggcggggaaacgttttccgtgttcctgcaggaccatctaagaagacgcatgtttgtcgcggatgcgaattgctgtttgtagtgtgtaaaacagtttacaGGCTACACGTCGTTACacgtcgtgcgtcgtaaccgaaaagtcaatgtggctcagaggtgcatatggactgtagcacagacgaacataaatgacggcgtgttttccgaggcgtcgcgtccgagttggtgggcgtggctctgcgacttgtcgtcgtatccaatggtcttagagttggtgggcatggctgtcttgcgtgctttccatgggtgtctacttgtcggcggcttagtgaattgtatatatatacatatatagatatatatatatagatatatagatatatatatagatgctaccgtggctgtttgtccaggattttaaatcacctgcagctcacaaaccgtttgacctattgacctgaaatttagcatgtatactacatgacgtctactattctctttcgggatgatgattggcctccaagattattcctctttttatttttat
The sequence above is drawn from the Erpetoichthys calabaricus chromosome 3, fErpCal1.3, whole genome shotgun sequence genome and encodes:
- the LOC114648568 gene encoding uncharacterized protein KIAA0408-like isoform X4; this encodes MDLRKQLENNERGWLREKGELLERFDLERKEWESQLKDMQRKIEELYNEVKARRENGVNGQEYNTGNEGLRLRLHSSSSESSSLNEINDQENQGNNEVDMTEMEHILHKHETKHISSSSPNEPAWMDYLNPGSSMDNDFPNSNTSGNDKKKYTSALNAALKEIAKVSAELCSYQDEVRKKSIPKRNRTLSSTVEESEKLQNEKNKADINFALNFERLKLSPEMSEDNNTLNWAFVDSRINEAYRPKDDKAEMSVLNKKEAPPVPPRTTSWHLASSPVSQAISSPVTEVKSESVTSVSDKKCNSPLVLKKFGALLQENEGKMLTDSGFFTNTMPVYSNCTTNCCQSRWSCDASKLGSKSSVHTSVQKSYSDFDILSFESECILDKPSENPNHPDSQYNSAKMEFAKDSSGLCSPIKNGEFTIDSSSSFHGNYRTPNEDTLKVINTQFNKSLFHDEKGSRAMYNNSLLEETKAAGTPFDAIHNNGLSCTVMCHENGKRWPKSKGSVLLESILNGTANNAKLKVQDMRNGFTSQNAKMKDKQISGEHWNINNLASCPRSADSRSNYGAIDKVIKACEYSAGDCLTSNCDYFHVQQKSRFAFTQNQSENLTELLDMLENEQNQRLSAGCFSHANLYNGNQLNSKETSPASSACLVKRNFPRPARPANKRLPSRWATKSTSTPQTPSKSSNKQTYSCSYYSETAII
- the LOC114648568 gene encoding uncharacterized protein KIAA0408-like isoform X1 gives rise to the protein MWGAFGSQRSGGYVCSAPGWEFVPMPRGDSNRHRGRSRSPRAQKSSPATISMSSTPEEARLNQAATSDQSPGGKYELQWQHWRLRKKFEDLKKRHVQEKEEWTVQKETLLREVAEIQSGENKRILLELKSSLKEVQSELRKEEIRRCDLQAQYTKDRCAWELERAELKCRIAQLETKRSNYYIDKTALEPKGTFKREREEQKRLLADTHTAAMDLRKQLENNERGWLREKGELLERFDLERKEWESQLKDMQRKIEELYNEVKARRENGVNGQEYNTGNEGLRLRLHSSSSESSSLNEINDQENQGNNEVDMTEMEHILHKHETKHISSSSPNEPAWMDYLNPGSSMDNDFPNSNTSGNDKKKYTSALNAALKEIAKVSAELCSYQDEVRKKSIPKRNRTLSSTVEESEKLQNEKNKADINFALNFERLKLSPEMSEDNNTLNWAFVDSRINEAYRPKDDKAEMSVLNKKEAPPVPPRTTSWHLASSPVSQAISSPVTEVKSESVTSVSDKKCNSPLVLKKFGALLQENEGKMLTDSGFFTNTMPVYSNCTTNCCQSRWSCDASKLGSKSSVHTSVQKSYSDFDILSFESECILDKPSENPNHPDSQYNSAKMEFAKDSSGLCSPIKNGEFTIDSSSSFHGNYRTPNEDTLKVINTQFNKSLFHDEKGSRAMYNNSLLEETKAAGTPFDAIHNNGLSCTVMCHENGKRWPKSKGSVLLESILNGTANNAKLKVQDMRNGFTSQNAKMKDKQISGEHWNINNLASCPRSADSRSNYGAIDKVIKACEYSAGDCLTSNCDYFHVQQKSRFAFTQNQSENLTELLDMLENEQNQRLSAGCFSHANLYNGNQLNSKETSPASSACLVKRNFPRPARPANKRLPSRWATKSTSTPQTPSKSSNKQTYSCSYYSETAII